The Montipora capricornis isolate CH-2021 chromosome 3, ASM3666992v2, whole genome shotgun sequence genome window below encodes:
- the LOC138043063 gene encoding endoribonuclease ZC3H12A-like → MANHQSTVEFVISAEKISILKENVARVRTLFGVEVSLTGHVNPHDRNQWVCLAGATKELREKAKTYVTSLCTSKPKRCVDCDIPPSVFEDLKNGSGRSDIEKNSGAVLSFDDSKPFLQGEDIPIALALSEIEHKIAAFGEQKQQSETSAQPTGSDDVEHDAENSAEGSTCDTRDIPPSMRGLARKLLYKDEEIDAVIKTFGTEINFNKLLNELVKYSASTHQLSPSLEDASMLPIARGSYPSRRNLVTRGVSQSVSARNCELRELADQHVKPLQADNLRPIVIDGSNVAMHHGNQQIFSCRGIKICVEFFLARGHNDITVFVPMWRREKPRPESPITEQEILEDLARRDILKFTPSRWSGNRHIVCYDDNFIVGLAEKNKGIVVSNDSFRDLHSKNPLWRETIDQRTLGYIFCGDLFMPADDPLGRWGPSLDDFLRRGSVTHPFICPHLKNCTFGNKCRYYHPERDTQHQREKSPMRNSPENSEPSSTCSAGVGVKTSLSQSPSNSHLNSVRDPRVSSQPQVEQPPLDVVSTISNSSNSPKTASLHENTPNRHVRDPRVSIPTYQSRFDHHTRPHDIVARGRGQVGATGSSYDSRTPQFSGEPYYPAYFGGNVYSDYSHPVASDYSTRHLQYQDHVYRPELTQFPPLPPAQWLPYPQHQILPPVGTGYFAGTGQCSYRGAYYEPAQGPYDNFKGLRPRDQVDSGTKSEESCTIDEQFDSIVEKLEEVFELDKETVIRVLLDHPIDFANDDIHKLADLFVHKK, encoded by the coding sequence ATGGCCAATCATCAAAGTACGGTAGAATTCGTCATCTCAGCCGAAAAAATCAGCATTTTAAAGGAGAATGTTGCAAGAGTGCGTACTTTGTTTGGGGTTGAGGTATCACTGACTGGGCATGTTAATCCACATGACAGAAATCAGTGGGTTTGTCTTGCAGGCGCTACTAAAGAACTTCGTGAAAAAGCAAAGACTTATGTAACTTCGCTTTGCACCAGTAAACCGAAACGCTGTGTCGATTGTGATATACCACCGAGTGTTTTTGAAGACCTGAAAAACGGTAGTGGACGCAGCGACATCGAGAAAAACTCTGGTGCCGTGTTGTCGTTCGACGACTCGAAACCTTTCTTGCAAGGTGAGGACATTCCAATTGCCTTGGCACTTTCTGAAATTGAACATAAAATCGCTGCTTTCGGCGAACAGAAGCAACAAAGCGAGACTTCGGCGCAACCCACAGGAAGCGATGATGTTGAACACGATGCTGAGAACTCTGCCGAAGGTTCGACCTGTGACACAAGAGACATCCCACCTTCCATGAGGGGATTAGCGCGCAAACTCTTGTACAAAGATGAAGAAATTGACGCAGTCATAAAAACTTTTGGAACGGAAATCAATTTTAATAAACTTCTCAACGAACTTGTTAAATATTCCGCATCGACTCATCAGCTCAGTCCTTCTTTAGAGGACGCGAGCATGCTTCCAATCGCACGCGGAAGTTATCCCTCGCGTCGAAACTTGGTCACAAGAGGTGTTTCGCAGTCGGTATCGGCTCGAAACTGTGAACTTCGCGAATTAGCAGACCAGCACGTGAAGCCGCTCCAAGCTGATAATTTGCGACCTATCGTGATCGATGGAAGCAACGTGGCTATGCATCATGGAAATCAGCAGATATTTTCCTGTCGTGGGATAAAGATATGTGTTGAGTTCTTCTTAGCAAGAGGACATAATGACATAACCGTCTTCGTTCCCATGTGGAGAAGAGAAAAGCCTCGTCCTGAAAGTCCCATAACGGAACAAGAAATCCTGGAAGACCTTGCTAGACGAGACATTCTCAAATTCACACCTTCTCGGTGGAGTGGAAATCGCCATATCGTGTGCTACGACGACAACTTTATAGTCGGATTAGCCGAAAAGAACAAAGGGATCGTTGTATCCAATGACAGTTTTCGCGATTTACACAGTAAGAATCCCCTATGGAGAGAAACTATCGATCAGAGGACTCTGGGCTACATATTTTGTGGAGATCTCTTCATGCCTGCGGATGATCCTCTAGGACGATGGGGACCCTCTTTGGATGATTTTCTTAGAAGGGGTTCTGTTACGCATCCATTTATCTGTCCCCACTTAAAAAACTGTACGTTTGGTAACAAGTGCAGGTACTACCACCCTGAGCGAGACACGCAACACCAACGCGAGAAATCCCCGATGAGGAACTCCCCCGAGAATTCCGAACCCTCTTCCACTTGCTCTGCTGGAGTTGGTGTGAAGACATCCCTGAGTCAGTCGCCAAGCAACTCGCATTTGAACTCTGTAAGAGACCCTAGAGTTTCCTCGCAACCTCAAGTTGAGCAGCCACCTTTGGATGTTGTTTCCACCATCAGTAACTCATCAAACTCACCAAAAACAGCTTCATTGCATGAGAATACTCCAAACCGTCACGTAAGAGATCCTAGGGTTTCCATCCCGACTTACCAGTCGCGTTTTGACCATCATACCAGGCCTCACGACATTGTTGCCCGTGGAAGAGGCCAAGTTGGCGCAACTGGTTCGTCGTACGACTCTCGCACTCCTCAGTTCAGTGGCGAACCGTATTACCCGGCTTATTTTGGTGGAAATGTTTACAGCGACTACTCCCACCCAGTTGCTTCAGATTACTCGACCAGGCACTTGCAGTATCAGGATCACGTATACCGTCCTGAGTTAACCCAGTTTCCTCCACTTCCACCCGCCCAATGGCTGCCATATCCTCAACATCAGATTCTTCCACCTGTCGGTACGGGATATTTCGCGGGTACGGGACAGTGCAGTTACAGAGGAGCGTATTATGAACCTGCACAAGGTCCATATGATAATTTTAAAGGCCTGAGACCTCGGGATCAAGTGGACAGTGGCACTAAGTCGGAGGAGAGTTGCACAATCGACGAACAATTTGACTCTATAGTTGAAAAGTTGGAGGAAGTTTTTGAGCTTGACAAAGAGACGGTCATTCGTGTTCTTCTTGATCACCCGATAGACTTCGCAAATGACGATATCCATAAACTAGCAGATCTTTTTGTACATAAAAaatga